A region of Salmo salar chromosome ssa17, Ssal_v3.1, whole genome shotgun sequence DNA encodes the following proteins:
- the LOC106594147 gene encoding plastin-1, which translates to MANKVTQISREDLEELREAFNRIDTDNSGFVSDFELQELFREASFCMPGYRVRDIVEIFVAGDTNKDGKISFEEFVSIYQELKSKELSETFKKTIARREGIQSFGGLSGISSEGTQHSYSDEEKVAFVNWINKSLAKDEDCKHLLPMNPDGDSLFKSVKDGILLCKMINLSQSDTIDERVINTKKHTTFTMTENLMLAINSALSIGCTVVNIDAPDLMAGKPHLVLGLLWQIIKIGLFADIEISSNEALINLLSEGEELEHLMSLSPEELLLRWVNHHLGNAGAQPISNFSQDIKDSRAYFYLLDQISPKGEDLDEMAILIDMTGINERDDERRAEMMLRQAARLDCRQFVSPMDVVSGNSKLNLAFVANLFNTHPALKRTNSNNIDTALIEGESREEKTFRNWMNSLGVAPYVNHLYCDLCDAVVILQLYEKVNVPVEWKKVNRPPYSALGSNMKKLENCTYAVELGRNKARFSLVGIGGVNLNEGSPMHTLALVWQLMRRYTLQVLSDLGDGEKIGDQIIINWVNTQLKEGGKDSQISSFKDKLISTSLPVIDLLDTIAPKSIKEELVKRGELSDADKLNNAKYAITVSRKIGARVYALPDDLVEVKPKMVLTVFACLMGRGMKKADG; encoded by the exons ATGGCAAACAAGGTGACCCAGATATCACGAGAGGACCTGGAGGAGCTCCGAGAGGCTTTCAACAGGATCG ACACTGACAACAGCGGTTTTGTCAGTGACTTTGAGCTGCAGGAGCTGTTCAGAGAGGCTAGTTTCTGCATGCCAGGCTACAGAGTCAGAGACATAGTGGAGATCTTCGTAGCAGGAGACACCAACAAGGACGGGAAGATCAGCTTTGAAGAGTTTGTCTCG ATCTACCAGGAGCTGAAGAGTAAGGAGCTCAGTGAGACGTTCAAGAAAACCATCGCCAGGAGAGAAGGGATACAATCCTTTGGAGGATTGTCAGGAATCTCCAGCGAGGGAACACAGCACTCCTactcag atgagGAGAAGGTGGCGTTTGTGAACTGGATCAACAAGTCTCTGGCCAAAGATGAAGACTGTAAACACCTTCTACCCATGAACCCTGACGGAGACAGTCTCTTCAAATCAGTAAAAGATGGGATCCTgctctg TAAAATGATCAACCTCTCCCAGTCTGACACCATCGATGAGAGAGTCATCAACACCAAGAAACACACCACCTTTACCATGACC gAGAACCTGATGCTGGCGATAAACTCTGCGTTGTCTATCGGCTGTACCGTGGTCAACATCGACGCCCCTGACCTGATGGCTGGGAAACCCCACCTGGTGCTGGGGCTGCTTTGGCAGATTATCAAGATAGGACTGTTTGCTGATATAGAGATCAGCAGCAAcgaag CTCTTATTAACCTGCTGTCTGAGGGGGAGGAGTTAGAGCACCTGATGTCATTGTCTCCTGAAGAACTGTTGCTACGCTGGGTCAACCATCACCTAGGCAACGCTGGGGCCCAACCAATCAGCAACTTCAGCCAAGACATcaag GATTCCAGGGCGTATTTCTACCTGTTGGACCAGATCTCACCTAAAGGAGAGGACTTAGACGAGATGGCCATCCTCATCGATATGACCGGCAtcaat gagcGTGACGACGAACGCAGGGCAGAGATGATGCTTCGCCAGGCAGCCCGTCTGGACTGCAGACAGTTTGTCTCTCCTATGGATGTGGTGTCTGGCAACAGCAAGCTGAACCTGGCCTTCGTAGCCAACCTCTTCAACACACACCCGGCCCTGAAGAGGACTAACAGCAACAACATAGACACAGCACTCATagagg GAGAATCCAGAGAGGAGAAAACATTCAGGAACTGGATGAACTCTCTGGGAGTTGCTCCCTATGTTAACCACCTCTACTG tgaccTGTGTGACGCGGTGGTGATTCTCCAGTTGTATGAGAAAGTCAACGTCCCTGTAGAGTGGAAAAAAGTCAACAGACCTCCATACTCTGCACTGGGCAGTAACATgaagaag ttggaGAACTGTACCTATGCAGTGGAACTGGGTCGGAATAAAGCTCGATTCTCATTGGTGGGAATTGGAGGAGTGAATCTGAACGAGGGAAGTCCCATGCACACACTGGCTCTGGTCTGGCAGCTAATGAGGAG GTACACTCTCCAGGTGTTGTCTGATCTAGGAGATGGGGAGAAGATTGGAGACCAGATCATAATCAACTGGGTCAACACTCAGCTCAAAGAGGGAGGCAAGGACTCACAGATCAGCAGCTTCAAG gATAAGCTGATCAGTACTAGTCTCCCAGTGATAGACTTGTTAGACACCATCGCCCCCAAATCTATCAAAGAGGAGCTGGTGAAGAGAGGGGAGCTCAGCGATGCAGACAAGCTCAACAACGCCAA GTACGCTATCACGGTATCCAGGAAGATCGGAGCCCGTGTCTACGCTCTGCCTGATGACCTGGTCGAGGTGAAACCCAAGATGGTTCTGACTGTGTTCGCATGCCTGATGGGGAGGGGCATGAAGAAAGCTGacggctga